The following are encoded together in the Heterodontus francisci isolate sHetFra1 chromosome 41, sHetFra1.hap1, whole genome shotgun sequence genome:
- the LOC137353318 gene encoding phosphomannomutase 1-like isoform X2, producing MAQTQPEQHTLCLFDVDGTLTQARQKIAPELDEFFQRLRKKVKIGVVGGSDYIKIAEQLGEGEEVIQKFDYVFAENGTVQYRDGKFITKENYLGEELLQELINFCLSYMAVIRLPRKRGTFIEFRNGTLNVSPVGRSCSFAERMEFSQIDKKEKIREKFVAALQKEFAGKGLKCTRGGMISFDIFPEGWDKRYCLDILEKDGIKIIHFFGNETEPGGNDHEIFHDPRTIGYTVESPEDTVRLCKELFLHG from the exons ATGGCCCAGACCCAGCCGGAGCAACACACTCTCTGCCTCTTTGATGTGGATGGCACCCTCACTCAGGCCAGGCAG AAAATCGCACCTGAGCTGGACGAATTTTTCCAGCGACTGAGGAAAAAGGTGAAGATTGGTGTTGTGGGAGGCTCAGATTACATCAAGATCGCAGAGCAACTGGGGGAAGGAGAAGAAG TCATTCAGAAATTCGATTACGTCTTTGCCGAAAACGGAACAGTCCAGTACAGAGACGGGAAGTTCATCACAAAGGAG AACTACCTGGGTGAAGAGTTACTGCAGGAGCTGATTAACTTCTGTCTCAGCTACATGGCTGTCATTAGACTCCCTAGAAAGAG GGGCACCTTCATCGAGTTTCGGAATGGGACGTTGAACGTGTCTCCCGTTGGCAGGAGCTGCAGCTTTGCGGAGCGCATGGAGTTCTCTCAGATTGACAAG AAAGAGAAGATCAGGGAGAAGTTTGTTGCAGCTTTGCAGAAGGAGTTCGCTGGCAAAGGGCTGAAATGTACAAGAG GAGGGATGATAAGTTTTGATATCTTTCCTGAGGGCTGGGACAAGCGCTACTGCCTGGATATCTTGGAAAAAGATGGAATTAAAATCATTCACTTCTTTGGGAACGAGACTGAGCCG GGCGGAAACGATCACGAGATCTTCCATGATCCCAGGACGATCGGATATACTGTTGAGTCTCCGGAGGACACAGTCAGGCTGTGCAAAGAGCTCTTCCTGCATGGATGA
- the LOC137353318 gene encoding phosphomannomutase 1-like isoform X1: MAQTQPEQHTLCLFDVDGTLTQARQKIAPELDEFFQRLRKKVKIGVVGGSDYIKIAEQLGEGEEVIQKFDYVFAENGTVQYRDGKFITKEAIQNYLGEELLQELINFCLSYMAVIRLPRKRGTFIEFRNGTLNVSPVGRSCSFAERMEFSQIDKKEKIREKFVAALQKEFAGKGLKCTRGGMISFDIFPEGWDKRYCLDILEKDGIKIIHFFGNETEPGGNDHEIFHDPRTIGYTVESPEDTVRLCKELFLHG; encoded by the exons ATGGCCCAGACCCAGCCGGAGCAACACACTCTCTGCCTCTTTGATGTGGATGGCACCCTCACTCAGGCCAGGCAG AAAATCGCACCTGAGCTGGACGAATTTTTCCAGCGACTGAGGAAAAAGGTGAAGATTGGTGTTGTGGGAGGCTCAGATTACATCAAGATCGCAGAGCAACTGGGGGAAGGAGAAGAAG TCATTCAGAAATTCGATTACGTCTTTGCCGAAAACGGAACAGTCCAGTACAGAGACGGGAAGTTCATCACAAAGGAG GCTATCCAGAACTACCTGGGTGAAGAGTTACTGCAGGAGCTGATTAACTTCTGTCTCAGCTACATGGCTGTCATTAGACTCCCTAGAAAGAG GGGCACCTTCATCGAGTTTCGGAATGGGACGTTGAACGTGTCTCCCGTTGGCAGGAGCTGCAGCTTTGCGGAGCGCATGGAGTTCTCTCAGATTGACAAG AAAGAGAAGATCAGGGAGAAGTTTGTTGCAGCTTTGCAGAAGGAGTTCGCTGGCAAAGGGCTGAAATGTACAAGAG GAGGGATGATAAGTTTTGATATCTTTCCTGAGGGCTGGGACAAGCGCTACTGCCTGGATATCTTGGAAAAAGATGGAATTAAAATCATTCACTTCTTTGGGAACGAGACTGAGCCG GGCGGAAACGATCACGAGATCTTCCATGATCCCAGGACGATCGGATATACTGTTGAGTCTCCGGAGGACACAGTCAGGCTGTGCAAAGAGCTCTTCCTGCATGGATGA
- the LOC137353318 gene encoding phosphomannomutase 1-like isoform X3 — MAQTQPEQHTLCLFDVDGTLTQARQKIAPELDEFFQRLRKKVKIGVVGGSDYIKIAEQLGEGEEVIQKFDYVFAENGTVQYRDGKFITKEAIQNYLGEELLQELINFCLSYMAVIRLPRKRGTFIEFRNGTLNVSPVGRSCSFAERMEFSQIDKKEKIREKFVAALQKEFAGKGLKCTRGKQLEKNELWPDKNVNKPGTNLSSSSFGKNSINFRPNQITGCQLPDHMGLAPRRL, encoded by the exons ATGGCCCAGACCCAGCCGGAGCAACACACTCTCTGCCTCTTTGATGTGGATGGCACCCTCACTCAGGCCAGGCAG AAAATCGCACCTGAGCTGGACGAATTTTTCCAGCGACTGAGGAAAAAGGTGAAGATTGGTGTTGTGGGAGGCTCAGATTACATCAAGATCGCAGAGCAACTGGGGGAAGGAGAAGAAG TCATTCAGAAATTCGATTACGTCTTTGCCGAAAACGGAACAGTCCAGTACAGAGACGGGAAGTTCATCACAAAGGAG GCTATCCAGAACTACCTGGGTGAAGAGTTACTGCAGGAGCTGATTAACTTCTGTCTCAGCTACATGGCTGTCATTAGACTCCCTAGAAAGAG GGGCACCTTCATCGAGTTTCGGAATGGGACGTTGAACGTGTCTCCCGTTGGCAGGAGCTGCAGCTTTGCGGAGCGCATGGAGTTCTCTCAGATTGACAAG AAAGAGAAGATCAGGGAGAAGTTTGTTGCAGCTTTGCAGAAGGAGTTCGCTGGCAAAGGGCTGAAATGTACAAGAGGCAA GCAGTTGGAAAAGAATGAACTTTGGCCCGACAAGAACGTAAACAAGCCCGGCACCAACCTATCATCATCATCCTTTGGCAAAAACAGCATCAACTTTCGCCCAAATCAGATTACAGGCTGTCAATTGCCTGACCACATGGGCCTCGCTCCAAGAAGATTGTAG